Proteins encoded within one genomic window of Ranitomeya variabilis isolate aRanVar5 chromosome 4, aRanVar5.hap1, whole genome shotgun sequence:
- the PRDM16 gene encoding histone-lysine N-methyltransferase PRDM16 isoform X8 codes for MVFATNSTDSAIIADWKALDTSQVSELVHLTQRKKLFYKVIKDIEPGEELLVYMKEGNFSLGSMPPNLEEEHTFRCEDCDELFQSKLDLRRHQKYACNTVNHIYESLNEEIKQEGFDNEQVHECKDCERLFPNKYSLEQHMIIHTEEREYKCDQCPKAFNWKSNLIRHQMSHDSGKRFECENCVKNESWFPSDLPSRLPIYLNCNNNTEAEPHTPKVDVFTDPSNLQRHIRSQHVGARAHACPDCGKTFATSSGLKQHKHIHSTVKPFICEVCHKSYTQFSNLCRHKRMHADCRTQIKCKDCGQMFSTTSSLNKHRRFCEGKNHYNPGGMFGHGLPLTPSSLMDKSKPSPNMNHSSLAFNDYFPSRAHPGSLPFSHAPPPFPHLAPGFPGIFPPSLYPRPPLLPPSPLLKSPLNHSREAKLPSPIGNPQLSLIPSLNSSNSNQPLSLEEKFDNSMENSYIDKHKSRSSDLSDGSDFEDVNTTSGTDLDTTTGTGSDLDSDVDSERDKNKEKSKPIDKKQDIVSSSVSSSSNNNVTERPFFYTQHSFFPPPEEQLLPSMGAANDSIKAIASIAEKYFGPGFMGMQEKKMGSLPYHSMFPFQFLPNFPHSLYPAFTDRTMNHNLLVKAEPKSPRDLQKVGSSSSESPFDLTTKPKEIKSSALIPPKVLAQPSSGEEQPLDLSIGNRSRASQNGAREMRKNHIYGDRKAMSGEILSKIHPPPLPQQPPLHYAKPSPFFMDPIYSRVEKRKVADPVGTLKDKYLRPSPLLFHPQMSAIETMTEKLESFANLKADTGTSLPSLPHHPFNFRSPPPTLSDSILRKGKERYTCRYCGKIFPRSANLTRHLRTHTGEQPYRCKYCDRSFSISSNLQRHVRNIHNKEKPFKCHLCNRCFGQQTNLDRHLKKHEHENVPVSQHSGVIGNHHGTSVSSPNSESENHALLDEKEDSYFSEIRNFIANSELNQTSSLGEKRTEIQDIDSSSRGCILVNQKPEDVDEDEDEDLEEDYEDGSLTGKSQDETVSPTMETQEAYEEDEEDEEPTSLSMSFDHTRRCIEEEDARLLDVEQIPNFGKGLDLRKTAEEAFEVKDVFNSTLDSEAFKESLYRQAKNQAYAMMLSLSENTLHTSHNSLDAWLNMAGAASESGTFNPMNHL; via the exons AAGAACACACATTTCGCTGTGAAGATTGTGATGAACTGTTCCAGTCCAAGCTTGATTTAAGGCGGCACCAAAAATATGCCTGCAACACAGTCAACCACATATACGAGTCTCTGAACGAAGAGATCAAGCAGGAGGGTTTCGATAATGAACAAGTTCATGAGTGCAAGGACTGTGAGCGCCTGTTCCCCAACAAGTACAG TTTGGAACAACATATGATAATTCATACAGAAGAGAGGGAGTACAAATGTGACCAGTGCCCAAAAGCCTTCAACTGGAAATCAAACCTGATTCGCCACCAAATGTCACATGACAGCGGAAAGCGATTCGAATGTGAGAACTGCGTAAAG AACGAGTCCTGGTTCCCAAGTGATCTTCCTTCCAGATTACCCATATATTTGAACTGCAACAACAACACTGAAGCGGAACCTCACACACCTAAAGTAGAC gttttcacTGACCCAAGTAACCTCCAGAGACACATTCGTTCCCAGCACGTTGGAGCCAGGGCGCACGCATGTCCTGACTGTGGCAAGACTTTTGCCACCTCATCAGGGCTCAAGCAACATAAGCACATTCATAGTACTGTCAAACCTTTCATAT GTGAGGTCTGCCATAAATCATACACACAGTTCTCCAACCTGTGTCGTCACAAACGAATGCACGCAGACTGTCGTACGCAGATTAAGTGCAAGGACTGTGGACAGATGTTTAGCACTACCTCCTCCCTTAACAAGCATCGGCGCTTCTGTGAAGGCAAAAACCATTACAATCCCGGAGGAATGTTTGGACATGGTCTGCCCTTGACACCTAGCTCTTTGATGGACAAGTCTAAACCTTCTCCAAACATGAATCACTCTAGCCTTGCTTTCAATGACTATTTTCCTTCCAGGGCACATCCGGGTAGTTTGCCATTTTCGCATGCTCCTCCACCATTTCCACATTTAGCTCCAGGATTTCCAGGAATTTTTCCTCCATCATTGTATCCCCGGCCACCTTTATTACCTCCTTCTCCGCTGCTCAAAAGCCCCTTGAACCATTCACGAGAAGCAAAGCTTCCAAGTCCAATCGGTAATCCTCAACTTTCCCTCATTCCGTCTTTGAACAGCAGCAATAGTAACCAGCCACTTTCACTGGAGGAAAAATTTGATAACAGTATGGAAAATTCATACATAGACAAACATAAGTCCAGGAGCAGCGATCTTTCTGATGGAAGTGACTTTGAAGATGTCAACACAACCTCGGGGACTGATCTGGATACCACCACAGGCACTGGGTCTGATTTAGATAGTGATGTAGATAGTGAAAGAGACAAAAACAAAGAAAAGAGCAAACCTATAGACAAAAAACAAGACATTGTCAGCAGCTCTGTCTCTAGTAGTTCTAATAACAATGTTACAGAGAGACCCTTCTTCTACACTCAACATTCCTTTTTTCCTCCTCCGGAAGAGCAGTTACTTCCTtctatgggagcagcaaatgactctATTAAAGCTATTGCCTCTATAGCAGAGAAATATTTTGGACCTGGATTTATGgggatgcaagaaaaaaaaatgggttccctCCCCTATCATTCCATGTTTCCCTTTCAGTTTCTCCCAAACTTTCCCCATTCTTTATACCCAGCTTTCACCGATCGGACAATGAATCACAATTTGTTGGTAAAAGCTGAACCAAAGTCTCCTAGAGACCTTCAAAAAGTTGGCAGCTCAAGCTCAGAATCACCGTTTGATCTCACGACCAAACCAAAAGAGATTAAGTCGTCAGCCTTAATACCACCTAAGGTTTTGGCACAACCATCCTCAGGAGAGGAGCAACCGTTGGACCTCAGCATTGGTAACAGAAGTAGAGCCAGTCAGAATGGAGCAAGGGAAATGCGTAAAAACCATATCTATGGGGACAGGAAAGCCATGTCTGGTGAAATACTTTCCAAAATCCATCCACCTCCTCTTCCGCAGCAGCCACCTCTTCATTACGCAAAGCCTTCTCCCTTCTTCATGGACCCTATTTACAG CAGGGTGGAAAAGCGGAAGGTGGCAGACCCAGTGGGGACATTAAAGGACAAATATTTGCGACCATCTCCACTTCTTTTTCACCCCCAG ATGTCAGCCATTGAAACCATGACTGAAAAGCTGGAAAGCTTTGCCAACTTGAAAGCCGACACAGGAACTTCCTTACCTTCCCTCCCGCATCATCCTTTTAACTTTCGCTCTCCGCCCCCAACTCTATCAGATTCAATCTTACGGAAAGGAAAAGAACGCTATACCTGCAG GTACTGTGGCAAAATATTTCCAAGATCTGCAAATTTAACAAGACATCTCAGGACCCACACAGGAGAACAACCATACAG atgtaaaTATTGTGACCGGTCTTTTAGCATTTCCTCCAACCTCCAGCGGCACGTCCGAAACATACATAACAAAGAGAAGCCTTTCAAATGCCACTTGTGTAATAGGTGTTTTGGCCAACAGACAAACCTAGATCGACACCTAAAGAAACATGAACATGAGAATGTTCCAG TGAGTCAGCACTCAGGAGTAATTGGAAACCACCACGGAACTAGCGTCTCATCCCCTAATTCTGAATCAGAAAACCATGCACTTTTAGATGAGAAAGAAGATTCCTACTTCTCAGAAATTCGAAACTTTATTGCAAATAGCGAGTTGAATCAAACTTCAAGTCTAGGTGAAAAAAg AACAGAAATTCAGGATATCGATAGCAGTTCAAGAGGCTGCATCCTAGTCAACCAGAAACCAGAAGATGtagatgaagatgaagatgaggatCTAGAAGAAGATTATGAAGATGGAAGCTTGACGGGAAAATCACAAGATGAAACTGTTTCACCCACAATGGAGACCCAGGAAGCgtatgaagaggatgaggaagatgaAGAACCCACATCCCTTTCTATGAGCTTTGATCACACCAGAAG GTGTATTGAGGAGGAAGATGCCCGTCTGTTAGATGTGGAGCAGATTCCGAATTTTGGGAAGGGGCTGGACCTTCGCAAAACAGCAGAGGAAGCATTTGAAGTGAAAGATGTGTTTAATTCCACCTTAGACTCTGAGGCATTTAAAGAATCTCTGTACAGGCAGGCTAAAAACCAG GCTTATGCAATGATGTTGTCTCTTTCTGAAAATACTCTTCATACTTCCCACAACTCCCTGGATGCCTGGTTGAACATGGCCGGAGCAGCATCAGAATCAGGGACTTTTAATCCTATGAaccatttgtag
- the PRDM16 gene encoding histone-lysine N-methyltransferase PRDM16 isoform X9 yields MVFATNSTDSAIIADWKALDTSQVSELVHLTQRKKLFYKVIKDIEPGEELLVYMKEGNFSLGSMPPNLEEEHTFRCEDCDELFQSKLDLRRHQKYACNTVNHIYESLNEEIKQEGFDNEQVHECKDCERLFPNKYSLEQHMIIHTEEREYKCDQCPKAFNWKSNLIRHQMSHDSGKRFECENCVKNESWFPSDLPSRLPIYLNCNNNTEAEPHTPKVDVFTDPSNLQRHIRSQHVGARAHACPDCGKTFATSSGLKQHKHIHSTVKPFICEVCHKSYTQFSNLCRHKRMHADCRTQIKCKDCGQMFSTTSSLNKHRRFCEGKNHYNPGGMFGHGLPLTPSSLMDKSKPSPNMNHSSLAFNDYFPSRAHPGSLPFSHAPPPFPHLAPGFPGIFPPSLYPRPPLLPPSPLLKSPLNHSREAKLPSPIGNPQLSLIPSLNSSNSNQPLSLEEKFDNSMENSYIDKHKSRSSDLSDGSDFEDVNTTSGTDLDTTTGTGSDLDSDVDSERDKNKEKSKPIDKKQDIVSSSVSSSSNNNVTERPFFYTQHSFFPPPEEQLLPSMGAANDSIKAIASIAEKYFGPGFMGMQEKKMGSLPYHSMFPFQFLPNFPHSLYPAFTDRTMNHNLLVKAEPKSPRDLQKVGSSSSESPFDLTTKPKEIKSSALIPPKVLAQPSSGEEQPLDLSIGNRSRASQNGAREMRKNHIYGDRKAMSGEILSKIHPPPLPQQPPLHYAKPSPFFMDPIYSRVEKRKVADPVGTLKDKYLRPSPLLFHPQMSAIETMTEKLESFANLKADTGTSLPSLPHHPFNFRSPPPTLSDSILRKGKERYTCRYCGKIFPRSANLTRHLRTHTGEQPYRCKYCDRSFSISSNLQRHVRNIHNKEKPFKCHLCNRCFGQQTNLDRHLKKHEHENVPVSQHSGVIGNHHGTSVSSPNSESENHALLDEKEDSYFSEIRNFIANSELNQTSSLGEKRTEIQDIDSSSRGCILVNQKPEDVDEDEDEDLEEDYEDGSLTGKSQDETVSPTMETQEAYEEDEEDEEPTSLSMSFDHTRRLMQ; encoded by the exons AAGAACACACATTTCGCTGTGAAGATTGTGATGAACTGTTCCAGTCCAAGCTTGATTTAAGGCGGCACCAAAAATATGCCTGCAACACAGTCAACCACATATACGAGTCTCTGAACGAAGAGATCAAGCAGGAGGGTTTCGATAATGAACAAGTTCATGAGTGCAAGGACTGTGAGCGCCTGTTCCCCAACAAGTACAG TTTGGAACAACATATGATAATTCATACAGAAGAGAGGGAGTACAAATGTGACCAGTGCCCAAAAGCCTTCAACTGGAAATCAAACCTGATTCGCCACCAAATGTCACATGACAGCGGAAAGCGATTCGAATGTGAGAACTGCGTAAAG AACGAGTCCTGGTTCCCAAGTGATCTTCCTTCCAGATTACCCATATATTTGAACTGCAACAACAACACTGAAGCGGAACCTCACACACCTAAAGTAGAC gttttcacTGACCCAAGTAACCTCCAGAGACACATTCGTTCCCAGCACGTTGGAGCCAGGGCGCACGCATGTCCTGACTGTGGCAAGACTTTTGCCACCTCATCAGGGCTCAAGCAACATAAGCACATTCATAGTACTGTCAAACCTTTCATAT GTGAGGTCTGCCATAAATCATACACACAGTTCTCCAACCTGTGTCGTCACAAACGAATGCACGCAGACTGTCGTACGCAGATTAAGTGCAAGGACTGTGGACAGATGTTTAGCACTACCTCCTCCCTTAACAAGCATCGGCGCTTCTGTGAAGGCAAAAACCATTACAATCCCGGAGGAATGTTTGGACATGGTCTGCCCTTGACACCTAGCTCTTTGATGGACAAGTCTAAACCTTCTCCAAACATGAATCACTCTAGCCTTGCTTTCAATGACTATTTTCCTTCCAGGGCACATCCGGGTAGTTTGCCATTTTCGCATGCTCCTCCACCATTTCCACATTTAGCTCCAGGATTTCCAGGAATTTTTCCTCCATCATTGTATCCCCGGCCACCTTTATTACCTCCTTCTCCGCTGCTCAAAAGCCCCTTGAACCATTCACGAGAAGCAAAGCTTCCAAGTCCAATCGGTAATCCTCAACTTTCCCTCATTCCGTCTTTGAACAGCAGCAATAGTAACCAGCCACTTTCACTGGAGGAAAAATTTGATAACAGTATGGAAAATTCATACATAGACAAACATAAGTCCAGGAGCAGCGATCTTTCTGATGGAAGTGACTTTGAAGATGTCAACACAACCTCGGGGACTGATCTGGATACCACCACAGGCACTGGGTCTGATTTAGATAGTGATGTAGATAGTGAAAGAGACAAAAACAAAGAAAAGAGCAAACCTATAGACAAAAAACAAGACATTGTCAGCAGCTCTGTCTCTAGTAGTTCTAATAACAATGTTACAGAGAGACCCTTCTTCTACACTCAACATTCCTTTTTTCCTCCTCCGGAAGAGCAGTTACTTCCTtctatgggagcagcaaatgactctATTAAAGCTATTGCCTCTATAGCAGAGAAATATTTTGGACCTGGATTTATGgggatgcaagaaaaaaaaatgggttccctCCCCTATCATTCCATGTTTCCCTTTCAGTTTCTCCCAAACTTTCCCCATTCTTTATACCCAGCTTTCACCGATCGGACAATGAATCACAATTTGTTGGTAAAAGCTGAACCAAAGTCTCCTAGAGACCTTCAAAAAGTTGGCAGCTCAAGCTCAGAATCACCGTTTGATCTCACGACCAAACCAAAAGAGATTAAGTCGTCAGCCTTAATACCACCTAAGGTTTTGGCACAACCATCCTCAGGAGAGGAGCAACCGTTGGACCTCAGCATTGGTAACAGAAGTAGAGCCAGTCAGAATGGAGCAAGGGAAATGCGTAAAAACCATATCTATGGGGACAGGAAAGCCATGTCTGGTGAAATACTTTCCAAAATCCATCCACCTCCTCTTCCGCAGCAGCCACCTCTTCATTACGCAAAGCCTTCTCCCTTCTTCATGGACCCTATTTACAG CAGGGTGGAAAAGCGGAAGGTGGCAGACCCAGTGGGGACATTAAAGGACAAATATTTGCGACCATCTCCACTTCTTTTTCACCCCCAG ATGTCAGCCATTGAAACCATGACTGAAAAGCTGGAAAGCTTTGCCAACTTGAAAGCCGACACAGGAACTTCCTTACCTTCCCTCCCGCATCATCCTTTTAACTTTCGCTCTCCGCCCCCAACTCTATCAGATTCAATCTTACGGAAAGGAAAAGAACGCTATACCTGCAG GTACTGTGGCAAAATATTTCCAAGATCTGCAAATTTAACAAGACATCTCAGGACCCACACAGGAGAACAACCATACAG atgtaaaTATTGTGACCGGTCTTTTAGCATTTCCTCCAACCTCCAGCGGCACGTCCGAAACATACATAACAAAGAGAAGCCTTTCAAATGCCACTTGTGTAATAGGTGTTTTGGCCAACAGACAAACCTAGATCGACACCTAAAGAAACATGAACATGAGAATGTTCCAG TGAGTCAGCACTCAGGAGTAATTGGAAACCACCACGGAACTAGCGTCTCATCCCCTAATTCTGAATCAGAAAACCATGCACTTTTAGATGAGAAAGAAGATTCCTACTTCTCAGAAATTCGAAACTTTATTGCAAATAGCGAGTTGAATCAAACTTCAAGTCTAGGTGAAAAAAg AACAGAAATTCAGGATATCGATAGCAGTTCAAGAGGCTGCATCCTAGTCAACCAGAAACCAGAAGATGtagatgaagatgaagatgaggatCTAGAAGAAGATTATGAAGATGGAAGCTTGACGGGAAAATCACAAGATGAAACTGTTTCACCCACAATGGAGACCCAGGAAGCgtatgaagaggatgaggaagatgaAGAACCCACATCCCTTTCTATGAGCTTTGATCACACCAGAAG GCTTATGCAATGA